DNA from Acetobacter aceti NBRC 14818:
TGTTGCGAACTGCGCTCCATAATCCGGATCGTTCATGATCTTGGTCGCGACGTCTTTCCAGTCATGCGACCCCATTTCCACGGGGTTCATGACCGGTCCTGCCGCCTGCTCGGCCAGTGTCGCGGCGCGACCATTCCAGAACTGCACGATATTGTAGACAGAATTATAGACGGTCGGCACATTGATCGGACCTTTCTGGCCCCCGATGCCTGTCGCCGTCACAAGATTGTCCACGCCGCCCTTATCCAGACCGTGACAGCTTGCGCAGTTCAGCGTGTTGTCACCTGACAGACGCTTGTCAAAAAACAGTTTTTCGCCCAACGCCACCTTGTCGGTGTTCACAGGCCAGCTTTCCGGAATGGGCTGAACCGGTTCGCCCGCGAACTTCGCCGCCACGCCGTTGCCTGCGTAATGCGCCCGACGTTCCGTATCGATCCATGTCAGGACAGCTTTACGCTGGCCCTCATTCAGGTGGGCGTGCCAGTGAATCAGCAGATACAGTGACGGTGGCATGCGGTTCTGCGTGATGACTTCTTCGATGCGGGATAGCTGTTCCTCTGTGGGAGAATCCCCTTTCTGGAAGGCGGCGATCACCGGCTCCATGCGGAAGTGGCGCAGACCCTGTTCCAGATCACGCTGCATCAGCGTGCTGGCCACGGGGAGGTGGAAATAGAAGGGCAGATCAGCGCCTTTAGTGTGACAGTAATCACACCGGGCTTCACGCAGCACATCGAAAGCGGCTTTTGCTGCCGGATCTTTCAGTGTCGGTGAATCTGCCGAGAGGGTTGGGCCTCCCTGATGATCGAAATGCTGGATATAGGCGACGGTCCCGCCATAGGCCGCCAGTCCGGCACCGATCAGTCCTGCGACGATACGTTTCACAATGCTCTCCAGAATTAAATGTCTGTAACCCGTATGTGCAGGATATCGCTGCGTCCTGTCAAAGCGATTATATTTATCTAAATAATCGTCAAAATCGATCAATGATCGAGATCAATCGGAAGACTGATCTTTCAGTCTCTGACGAGCGATTGCCACGTAGGCAGGATCGATTTCGATTCCGATACCGTGCGCTTTCAGGCGGGCTGCGGCCAGCAATGTTGTTCCCGTGCCCATGAAGGGGTCGAGAACAACAGGCTCAGGCTGACCATGCAGCCGGATGCAAAGCTCGGGCAGTGCAACCGGAAAAGTGCCCGGATGATTGAATTTCTGCTGTCTGTCACGAACGGTTTCATAAGGGACGAACCACGTATCGCCGCGACAGCGTCGGTCCTGTGCGTGTCCCCGACGGGCAATGTTGCTCTTGTCCTTGAATGGTACACCGGCATCGAGCCGTTTGAGCGGCACATCACCCTTTAATGTCAGATGAAACAGATGCTCGTGATTGCGGTTGAGGAAGCGTCCGCTGTTGACCGGTTTGAAATGGCCGAACGATGTCTCGCCGACTGCAATCGATTTGACCCATGAAATATGATTCTGGAGCACAAAAAGTTCACGCAGACGCACTGCCAGCTCGAACGGAAGCCAAGGCTCTGAGGACGTGCCTGCGATATTGAGGAAAAAGGACCCTTCCGGCTTCATGACACGACGGACGGCGCTGGCCACGCCCATCATCCAGTCGAGATAGTCCGCTTCGCTGCGGCGATCCTTATAGGAAAGATAGCCGAGACCGATGTTGTAGGGAGGAGAGGTGATGACGACATCGACCGTTTCCGCCTTCATCCTCTTTAGAACGCGAAGGCAGTCTCCCTGAACAATCTCTTGCTGACCAATGTGATACCGGCGGGTGCGGGGAAGCGGGGAGGCTTTTTCGGTTTCCGCTTTCCTCGCAGAGGCGCCGTCAGTTCTGGACTTCACGCACTCCGGGCCGCCGCAAGTCGCCAGCTTGAGCCGGCGACACCGAGCAGTTTCTCGAATGTCCAGAGATCGGAGAATTCGGTCACGGCATCGGTGCCGGTGACAGGCTTTCCGTCCTTGTCCAGAAGAAGGCTGATCTGGTCGGAAACAATGCGCACATCAATGGAGGCTGCTGTTCCGGCAGGGCCATCAGCGAGACGGACATCCTCGATTGCCAGACTGTCGATCCCCCGAATTGCGCTCTTCTGGGTTTCGTCCGCCTGTTCGCGTGCCGTGATGGCTGCGTCAAAAGCAGTATAGGCGTCGGGAGTCAGGCGCTCCCTGAGCACATTACGGTTGCCCGTTGCGTAGGCTTCGACAACCTGTCGGAAGGCGCCTTCAACGCCCGTCATGAACTGCTGGGGAACAAAGCCGGATTCCTTCTGGGCGACCTGAGCGAGAATGGAACCAACCCGGGTGTTGGGACCTGGGATATCGAGACGCGTGTCAGGAGCTGGCTCAGCCTTGCCATCAATAACCGGTCCTGCAGGCGCTTGCTGTGCCGGAGGCGGCATGGGTGCGATCTGGAAGCCGACTTTCTTGCCGAGAACACTGCGCAGGCGCAGGGCAAGGAAGGCTGCAATCAGCGCGAAAATTACAATATCGACCGGAAAATGGCCGAGAGAGCCGTCCATCAGCAATGCCACCCAACATGGATGCCGGGGCGGTTGTCGCCCGGCAAAAGAA
Protein-coding regions in this window:
- a CDS encoding DNA-methyltransferase produces the protein MKAETVDVVITSPPYNIGLGYLSYKDRRSEADYLDWMMGVASAVRRVMKPEGSFFLNIAGTSSEPWLPFELAVRLRELFVLQNHISWVKSIAVGETSFGHFKPVNSGRFLNRNHEHLFHLTLKGDVPLKRLDAGVPFKDKSNIARRGHAQDRRCRGDTWFVPYETVRDRQQKFNHPGTFPVALPELCIRLHGQPEPVVLDPFMGTGTTLLAAARLKAHGIGIEIDPAYVAIARQRLKDQSSD
- a CDS encoding Tim44/TimA family putative adaptor protein, whose protein sequence is MDGSLGHFPVDIVIFALIAAFLALRLRSVLGKKVGFQIAPMPPPAQQAPAGPVIDGKAEPAPDTRLDIPGPNTRVGSILAQVAQKESGFVPQQFMTGVEGAFRQVVEAYATGNRNVLRERLTPDAYTAFDAAITAREQADETQKSAIRGIDSLAIEDVRLADGPAGTAASIDVRIVSDQISLLLDKDGKPVTGTDAVTEFSDLWTFEKLLGVAGSSWRLAAARSA
- a CDS encoding cytochrome-c peroxidase, producing MKRIVAGLIGAGLAAYGGTVAYIQHFDHQGGPTLSADSPTLKDPAAKAAFDVLREARCDYCHTKGADLPFYFHLPVASTLMQRDLEQGLRHFRMEPVIAAFQKGDSPTEEQLSRIEEVITQNRMPPSLYLLIHWHAHLNEGQRKAVLTWIDTERRAHYAGNGVAAKFAGEPVQPIPESWPVNTDKVALGEKLFFDKRLSGDNTLNCASCHGLDKGGVDNLVTATGIGGQKGPINVPTVYNSVYNIVQFWNGRAATLAEQAAGPVMNPVEMGSHDWKDVATKIMNDPDYGAQFATLYPDQPIGKDTITDAIAEYEKTLITPDSKFDLYLKGDDKALTDQEKHGYALFKSIGCSGCHSGPDMGGGAMEVMGLEHDYFADRGGAFTAADSGREDVTHDPLDKSRFLVPTLRNVALTGPWFHDGSVKTLEDAVRKMAYYQTPDGKISDQDVSDITAFLKTLTGKYKGVPLEQVKATP